The sequence GAAACGCCCGTGCCGGTTCTTGGAAAATGTCGAATGATCCGGCACCGCGTCGGTCAGATCGAGCCGGCAAAACCAACGATATGCCAGATTAACATGAACCTCGTCGCAAAGCCGCCGCTCGGACTGAATGCCCATGCAATAGCCCAGCAGAAGCATGCGGATCATCAGCTCGGGATCGATCGAGGGGCGCCCGCCAGAACTGTAGAACGGTGCCAGCATTGGCCGTACATCCGAAAGGTCGAGGAACCGGTCGATACCCCGCACCGGGTGATCCAACGGCACGAAACTCTCAATAGAGAAATCGTAAAACAAAGCGCCCTGCGCAACTTGCCTTGGCCCCATCATTGCAATGCCCTCCACTCTCAGAACGAGTGAATCAAAGCCTCGGGCGTCAAGCAACGGACTTTTTCAACAATATCCGGACATTGCAAACACAGCCATGATCTGAAAAGCTTCGTGGCATGGAATTGCCTGACCTCCCCCCTGATATGAAATTCACGCGGCTTGGCAGCAATCCCGGCGACATTGCCTTTGCTTTCGAAGCTAAACGAGCGGCCATGGGGCCGCACATAATTAAACGCTGGCCTTGGGATGAAGCATTCCAACTGGCCCTGCACGAGCGCCATTATAGCGAAAAGCCATTTTTCGAGATAAGGCGCTCGGAGCAAAGGCTTGGAACACTATCGCTTCAGAGGCAGCCGGATCACGTGCGCTTCGGAGAGTTCTATCTGTTCCCAGAACATCAAGGCCAGGGTGTCGGCTCGACTATTCTCGCGCACTGTCTCGAAGTGGCCGACAGGCTGCAGTTACCTGTTAAGTTGGAGTACCTGTACTGGAACCCAGTAGGCTCGCTCTACCGGCGGCATGGCTTTAAAGAGATCAGTCGCTCCGAGATCCACTGCTTCATGCAGCGAGAAGCTGTCGAATCGTAGGTGCGATACGGGCTCAAAGCTGCCCTTGGCCTTCACGGGTATTATGGAACGGAAGACAAAAAGGGCGGCCCGTGAGGACCGCCCTTCTTCACTGGAGATGCACATCTCCCGACGTGCAACGGATGGACCTCGAACGGTCGGGATCAGTCCCGACCTTGGCCCAGATAGGGGACCGGCAGCGGGGCCATCTCGATGCAGCCATGGATTTCCTTATTCCGGTAGGAGAGGCCCGCCGCGCCTTTCTGGCAGCCGTGACATCGTCAGGGTTTCTCTCCGCCGGAGCATCTTAGTCCCAGGCAGCACGAAAGCTCCGCCCCCTTGCAATCGGGCATAGAACGCAATGTCTCTCGTCAGACTGTCTTCGCAAATTCAAAGGTCACATCCAGCCCACTGGCTTTGGTATCTACCTCGAGCTTTGCGTCAAGCTCTGCGGAGATCACAGCCGCGATCTGCATACCGATCCCGGCAGTGGAGAGATCTGCGTCCTCGGCCAGACCGACCCCGTTATCGCGGCAATTGACGTTTATGCGCCGTCCTTCGGATTTTTCGGTGACCACAACGTCAATTTGCCCGGGGCGGCCATTAGGAAACGCATGCTTGAAGGCATTTGCGACCAGCTCGTTGATCAGCGTCCCAACAGCCACGGCCTGTGTCGAGCTTACTTTCACCTCGACCATCTGGCAGGTCAGCGTGACATTGGCCGGTGCGATCTTCCGAAACTGCGCCATCAGCTTTTCGAGGTACTGGGAGAGATCAATGATAGGACCCGCGTCAGTCCGGTAGAGCTCCTGATGGAGCATGGCGACCGCATCAATCCTGGACCCCACAGTCGCAAGCGCCTGAGCCGTTTCTTCCGCTTTTGCCCTGCGCCCTGCGATACGCACGAGGGACGAGAGCGATTGCAGCGAGTTCTTGACGCGATGATCCACCTCTTTACGCAACATCTCCTCGTGTTTGAGTGTCCTTCGCAATTCGAGCTGCGCCATCACCTGTCCCGCCAGAACGCGGATTGTGTCGCGTTGAAGGGGTGTCAGCTGCTTCGGTTCGTAATCGAGAACGCATAACGTGCCCAGCGGCAGGCCCTCTGCCGTCTTCAGGAGCGCCCCGGCATAGAAACGCAGCCCAGGATCACCGCAGCATAGCGGGTTATCGATCATTCTCTGATCCAGCAGAGTATCAGGGATCTCGACAAAATCGTTTTCGAGAATGACATGCGAGCACAGAGAGCTCGCCAAAGGTGTCTCACGCACCCCCAGGCCGGTCTCCGCCTTGAACCACTGCCGTTCCGCGTCGATGAAATTGATTACGGAAATCGA comes from Thioclava sp. GXIMD2076 and encodes:
- a CDS encoding histidine kinase dimerization/phosphoacceptor domain -containing protein; translated protein: MPAAQAHPQQAERLAALYAYEVLDTEPEREFDEIVRLAAATCGASISVINFIDAERQWFKAETGLGVRETPLASSLCSHVILENDFVEIPDTLLDQRMIDNPLCCGDPGLRFYAGALLKTAEGLPLGTLCVLDYEPKQLTPLQRDTIRVLAGQVMAQLELRRTLKHEEMLRKEVDHRVKNSLQSLSSLVRIAGRRAKAEETAQALATVGSRIDAVAMLHQELYRTDAGPIIDLSQYLEKLMAQFRKIAPANVTLTCQMVEVKVSSTQAVAVGTLINELVANAFKHAFPNGRPGQIDVVVTEKSEGRRINVNCRDNGVGLAEDADLSTAGIGMQIAAVISAELDAKLEVDTKASGLDVTFEFAKTV
- a CDS encoding GNAT family N-acetyltransferase translates to MELPDLPPDMKFTRLGSNPGDIAFAFEAKRAAMGPHIIKRWPWDEAFQLALHERHYSEKPFFEIRRSEQRLGTLSLQRQPDHVRFGEFYLFPEHQGQGVGSTILAHCLEVADRLQLPVKLEYLYWNPVGSLYRRHGFKEISRSEIHCFMQREAVES